A genome region from Paramisgurnus dabryanus chromosome 12, PD_genome_1.1, whole genome shotgun sequence includes the following:
- the LOC135737915 gene encoding trace amine-associated receptor 4-like → MSFNETENILLCYPLHSDSCPRVHRLTGVKVAMYAVMLLMILMTVFGNLLIIISISHFKQLQSPTHLIVQSLAVCDCLMGSLVMPYSMMRSVEGCWFLGDVICKVHSSLDMTFCFSSLIHLCLISIDRYWAICDPLRYKMRITNKTVTVCISLTWIFSLVYSFSVVFSGVSAVGMEALILQMSCFGGCAVFLNKEWGLTCVILVFIIPGTIMSSLYIIIFNVVKKHAKVLSEKVSVATTGVKSQSSAHRERKAAKTLALVMGVFFICWLPLSISTAVDPFLHFVIPADVYEALVWFAYFNTACDPLIYGFFYPCFQKAFKTLIFTYICGFNHSHTLTFE, encoded by the coding sequence ATGTCGTTCAATGAGACTGAGAATATTCTCCTGTGTTATCCTTTACATTCAGACTCTTGTCCTAGAGTTCATCGTCTCACTGGAGTTAAAGTGGCAATGTACGCTGTAATGTTGCTCATGATCCTCATGACAGTTTTTGGGAATCTGCTGAtcatcatctccatctctcacttcaaaCAGCTTCAGTCTCCAACTCATCTGATCGTTCAGTCATTGGCTGTGTGTGACTGTCTGATGGGTTCACTGGTGATGCCCTACAGTATGATGCGATCTGTTGAAGGCTGCTGGTTTTTGGGAGATGTTATATGTAAAGTTCATTCTAGCTTGGACATGACCttctgtttttcttctttaatacatctttgtttaatatctATTGATAGATACTGGGCCATCTGTGACCCTCTGAGATACAAAATGAGGATCACAAACAAAACTGTGACTGTATGTATCAGCCTTACATGGATATTTTCATTGGTGTACAGCTTTTCTGTTGTTTTTTCAGGAGTGAGTGCTGTTGGTATGGAAGCTTTAATATTACAGATGTCTTGTTTTGGTGGCTGTgctgtgtttttaaacaaagaaTGGGGACTAACTTGTGTAATCTTGGTATTTATTATTCCAGGAACTATAATGAGCTCTCTGTATATCATCATATTCAATGTTGTGAAAAAACATGCAAAGGTTTTGTCAGAGAAAGTGTCTGTGGCCACCACAGGTGTTAAGAGTCAAAGTTCTGcacacagagaaagaaaagcaGCTAAAACTCTGGCTCTTGTTATGGGCGTTTTCTTTATCTGCTGGCTGCCTTTATCTATTTCCACTGCGGTCGACCCTTTCCTTCATTTTGTGATCCCAGCTGATGTTTATGAGGCTTTAGTTTGGTTTGCATATTTTAACACCGCTTGTGATCCTTTGatctatggatttttttatccTTGCTTTCAGAAGGCCTTTAAGACTCTCATATTCACTTATATCTGTGGATTCAATCATTCACATACTCTGACATTTGAATGA